A window of the Dyadobacter pollutisoli genome harbors these coding sequences:
- a CDS encoding RagB/SusD family nutrient uptake outer membrane protein codes for MPKFSKYILVLAILILSGCAEEWLDRKPQNIILEEQVWNDSKMITGLLANYYDRLPAHTSLTTGWAEFAAYDEAMWSNNDDGRNNIVSYPFDRWRYWDYGLIRDINLAIENIGTYSTSLSEVQKTQFSAEFRFLRAFVYFELVKRMGGVPLVTQQLIYDYNGDPSYLQLPRSKEEAVYDFIASELDAIKEQLGNGGSNTRANKFTAMALKSRAMLYAGSIAKYNSLLPSPISTPGGEVGIPASRASDYYAKSLAASEEIINSGAYQLYKTNPDLGENFYDAITKKSANPEVILAQDFLVSKDKRHGFTYDNIARNVREDNLSSSSITPSLNLVEDFEYLDGTSGELKTRNAGNTDYIYYDNVQGVFANKDARLYGTVIYPGTSFRGIPVQIQAGVKVWNQATSSFQNVESNTLGSTYEDGGLLTGSSGPQRSQTEVTNSGFYLRKYVDQTAMSSTRGIRSDMWWIRFRLGEIYLNAGEAAFELGQTANALKYVNLVRERAGFGANSLKTLTLDRLKNERRVELAFEDHRVWDLIRWRTAHEVWNGNASNPDAVIYALYPYRVVRPGHATHGKYVFDKLVAPRFRAPRFFQMGNYYSSIEQIVIDNNPKIVRNPFH; via the coding sequence GTGCGGAAGAATGGCTCGACAGAAAGCCACAGAACATCATTCTCGAAGAACAGGTCTGGAATGACTCGAAAATGATAACCGGCCTTCTTGCCAATTATTACGATCGCCTGCCTGCCCACACGTCGCTCACCACGGGCTGGGCCGAGTTTGCGGCTTATGATGAAGCCATGTGGTCCAACAATGACGATGGCAGAAACAATATCGTTTCTTATCCGTTCGATCGGTGGCGGTATTGGGACTACGGCCTGATCAGGGACATTAACCTGGCCATCGAGAACATTGGAACATATAGTACTTCGCTGTCGGAAGTGCAGAAAACACAGTTTTCGGCTGAATTCCGTTTCCTCAGGGCATTCGTTTATTTTGAACTCGTAAAACGAATGGGCGGAGTGCCGCTTGTGACCCAGCAGCTTATTTACGATTACAACGGCGATCCGTCCTATCTGCAGCTGCCGCGCAGCAAGGAAGAAGCAGTATATGATTTTATTGCATCGGAGCTGGATGCGATCAAAGAGCAGCTGGGCAATGGCGGCAGCAACACGCGGGCCAACAAGTTTACTGCTATGGCATTAAAAAGCCGTGCGATGCTGTACGCCGGATCCATTGCGAAGTACAATAGCCTTTTGCCTTCACCGATTTCCACACCGGGTGGAGAGGTAGGTATTCCTGCGTCAAGGGCTAGTGATTATTATGCCAAATCGCTCGCTGCATCTGAAGAGATTATCAATAGCGGTGCCTATCAGCTTTACAAGACCAACCCTGATCTGGGGGAGAACTTTTACGATGCCATTACCAAGAAATCGGCCAACCCGGAGGTGATCCTGGCGCAGGACTTTTTGGTCAGTAAGGATAAACGGCACGGGTTCACGTACGATAACATTGCCCGCAATGTACGTGAGGACAACCTTTCGTCCTCATCCATCACGCCGTCGCTCAATCTGGTGGAAGATTTCGAGTACCTCGACGGTACCTCGGGCGAGTTGAAAACCAGAAATGCGGGTAACACGGATTATATTTACTATGACAATGTACAGGGCGTTTTTGCTAATAAAGATGCGCGTCTATATGGTACTGTCATTTATCCCGGCACTTCATTCCGCGGCATTCCGGTGCAGATTCAAGCTGGTGTGAAAGTTTGGAACCAGGCCACAAGCAGCTTTCAGAATGTGGAATCCAATACATTGGGCTCAACTTATGAGGATGGCGGCTTACTGACCGGGTCGTCGGGCCCACAGCGCTCCCAGACTGAGGTGACTAACTCAGGTTTTTATCTGAGAAAATATGTAGACCAAACTGCCATGTCGAGCACGCGTGGTATTCGCAGCGATATGTGGTGGATCCGTTTTCGTCTTGGGGAAATATATCTGAATGCGGGCGAGGCAGCTTTTGAATTGGGTCAAACCGCCAATGCACTTAAATATGTAAACCTGGTGCGCGAACGTGCAGGATTTGGTGCGAATAGCCTTAAAACACTGACATTGGACCGGTTGAAAAATGAAAGACGCGTAGAGCTGGCGTTCGAAGATCACCGGGTTTGGGACCTGATCCGGTGGAGAACAGCCCATGAGGTATGGAATGGAAATGCTTCCAATCCTGATGCGGTTATTTATGCGCTCTATCCTTACCGGGTTGTGCGCCCCGGGCATGCCACGCACGGAAAATATGTGTTTGATAAGCTGGTAGCGCCTCGTTTCCGTGCACCACGGTTTTTTCAAATGGGCAATTACTATTCGTCCATTGAACAGATTGTCATCGATAATAATCCAAAAATCGTTCGGAACCCATTCCATTGA
- a CDS encoding DUF3823 domain-containing protein, whose translation MKTKIFMIAQLLCVLTFATVLSSCEKDSRPEPKSVLKGRVVYDGQPVNVRSNGVQLEIWQRGYQLFTKIPVYVNQDGTFSASLFDGNYKLVRLPGNGPWLDNKDTIEVELRGTKELDVPVQPYFVFQNDTYSKGEGKVSATFNLKQLNTSRNLERVNLYIGKTTIVDPNNNDGNAQEVAANITDLTKPISLTVTLPAALAGRDYIYARIGVKTSGVGEMLFGAPQKVMLK comes from the coding sequence ATGAAAACGAAAATATTCATGATCGCGCAGCTGCTGTGCGTACTTACATTCGCCACCGTGCTGTCGTCCTGCGAAAAGGACAGCCGGCCTGAGCCAAAGTCTGTGCTGAAAGGCCGTGTGGTTTACGACGGCCAGCCTGTTAATGTGCGTTCCAATGGCGTACAGCTTGAAATATGGCAGCGAGGCTATCAGCTGTTTACCAAAATCCCGGTTTATGTAAATCAGGACGGCACATTTTCCGCATCGCTTTTTGACGGTAACTACAAGCTGGTGCGTCTGCCCGGAAATGGTCCGTGGCTTGACAATAAAGACACCATTGAGGTAGAACTTCGTGGTACCAAAGAATTGGACGTCCCGGTTCAGCCCTACTTCGTTTTTCAGAATGATACCTACTCGAAAGGAGAGGGGAAAGTGTCGGCAACCTTTAACTTAAAGCAGCTAAACACCTCACGAAATCTGGAAAGGGTCAATCTGTACATTGGAAAGACGACGATCGTTGACCCGAACAACAATGACGGGAATGCTCAGGAAGTGGCAGCCAATATCACGGATCTGACCAAGCCCATCTCCCTCACGGTGACACTTCCGGCAGCATTGGCTGGCCGTGACTACATCTACGCCAGGATCGGTGTGAAAACATCAGGGGTGGGTGAAATGCTTTTTGGCGCACCCCAGAAGGTGATGTTGAAGTAG
- a CDS encoding DUF6443 domain-containing protein, with the protein MNHFHKSIIMLLGFLAPFIVRSQQTNSQNYIISKIYKQAGANENDVSQVVTQVRYIDGLGRPLQNVGVKQSPTGNDLVQPVEYDNIGRKAKDYLPYVAAGNGAYHANAPTAVGNWYTTNSAGLQKFAATDLDRPFTETYFEQSLNRPTGGRAPGNRSASSSTQYSANTANEVKRYDYNVGANTIAQNGTYGAGTLTKVQDTDEQGVVTSQYLDKAGQMVCKHDPATGYTYYVFDNLGLLRGVLQPKFQDDANFGHYAFLYDYDSRNRIVRKQTPGAGAVEIVYDKFDRPALSRDANQLARNMWGFTKYDSLNRPIATGEIASTDTRVQWVTTVNAIANHHETRNNAVTAGYSLNQTAPTGANEVNLLTITFYDDYAFSKPAGWAFAATYYPGFNGKVKGQRTGGRVRMLPGNGAVGGWLSTVTYYDAEYRPIQFLRQLHDLGATAYERVSIKYKFDLATVVEEQKTEQVLSVAVTHTHLATYSYDHADRMLSVKEKIITGTKTKEVYTVAHRYNDLGQLQSKWLHSYNTGTKYRRRIDYTNNIRGWQTDAKTVYKPAGVEVRFYATHVSYRNSANYSNGSVDSLAWRGKDEIAFSAGLKFTYDGASRLAGSTGIFGNTNIESGITYDKNGNITTLARSGVAVDNLTYTYLGNRLSAVGDASGNNTGVKSGNSNYLYDADGNMLTDGNRGATLTYNYLNLPKTVTVGANPAFTYDYDASGAKHKYVNTTDAFTAKYAGIVEYDGTNVFKRGATSEGQVILTPDSLTFNYYIKDYLGNVRIVFNEKGEILQNTEYYPFGLAIPKDTPTQTPAARNLVNRYLYNEKELQVGSGYLDYGARMYMPELGRWNAVDPLSEVSSRWSPYAYGNNNPFRFIDPDGMLSVHVNEEGTVLGNYNDGDQGVYLHEGAKSSRDYKKDYDKKTNTSANGEKLGELGSGINVDKIYSNILEENSSEAEGMGLVEYYNKVKNGAEWDYKNRANTIFGLVNRLGDNTKFVFEGNKMEAQDIGNHHYGVLGRAAGFNERLLLEQAGVAQIRGGTSMAEWQNYKWITVPGSAVSMPSLVPLPPYGDDPRDQRFIKNGFNYFNRHNRER; encoded by the coding sequence ATGAACCATTTTCATAAAAGCATAATCATGCTGCTGGGATTTCTGGCGCCATTCATAGTGCGGTCTCAGCAAACTAACAGCCAGAACTACATTATTTCGAAAATCTACAAGCAAGCTGGTGCTAACGAAAACGATGTTAGCCAGGTCGTTACCCAGGTCCGGTATATTGACGGTCTGGGACGTCCTTTGCAAAACGTAGGCGTTAAGCAAAGCCCGACTGGTAATGACCTTGTCCAACCCGTCGAATATGACAACATCGGAAGAAAAGCAAAAGATTACCTGCCTTATGTTGCAGCAGGGAATGGAGCGTATCATGCAAACGCGCCAACGGCTGTGGGTAACTGGTACACGACTAACAGTGCCGGACTTCAAAAATTTGCGGCCACCGATCTGGACAGGCCATTCACCGAAACGTACTTTGAACAATCGCTAAACAGACCCACCGGAGGACGTGCACCAGGTAACAGGAGCGCCAGTTCATCCACACAGTATTCAGCCAACACGGCAAACGAAGTAAAACGATATGATTACAATGTGGGTGCCAACACCATTGCGCAAAATGGGACTTATGGTGCGGGTACCCTTACAAAGGTCCAGGATACCGACGAGCAAGGTGTTGTTACGAGCCAATACTTGGATAAAGCGGGGCAAATGGTTTGCAAGCACGATCCCGCAACCGGTTATACATATTATGTGTTCGACAACCTGGGATTGCTGAGAGGTGTTTTGCAGCCTAAGTTTCAGGATGATGCCAATTTTGGACATTATGCATTTTTGTATGATTACGATTCCCGTAACCGGATCGTCAGGAAGCAAACCCCGGGAGCCGGAGCAGTTGAAATCGTGTATGATAAGTTTGACCGGCCTGCTTTGTCCCGTGATGCCAACCAGCTGGCCAGAAATATGTGGGGTTTTACAAAATATGATTCACTTAACAGGCCCATTGCAACCGGTGAAATAGCATCAACAGATACTAGGGTACAATGGGTAACAACAGTCAATGCAATTGCAAATCATCATGAAACGAGAAATAATGCGGTAACGGCAGGCTATTCATTAAACCAGACAGCCCCAACAGGAGCTAATGAAGTTAACTTGTTGACCATTACTTTTTATGATGACTATGCATTTTCAAAACCTGCCGGATGGGCTTTTGCTGCGACCTACTACCCGGGTTTTAATGGAAAGGTGAAAGGCCAGCGAACCGGTGGGAGGGTAAGAATGCTGCCTGGTAACGGAGCGGTCGGTGGCTGGCTTTCAACTGTAACTTACTATGATGCAGAATACCGTCCCATTCAATTTTTGCGCCAATTGCACGACCTGGGTGCGACCGCGTATGAGCGTGTTTCCATCAAATACAAATTTGACCTGGCAACCGTTGTAGAAGAGCAAAAAACGGAGCAGGTCCTTTCCGTGGCCGTCACCCATACACACCTGGCCACATATAGTTATGATCATGCGGACCGGATGTTAAGTGTAAAAGAGAAAATTATAACAGGAACAAAAACCAAAGAGGTGTATACGGTTGCCCACAGGTACAATGACCTGGGCCAACTGCAAAGTAAATGGCTGCACTCCTACAATACCGGTACGAAGTACCGTCGCCGGATCGATTATACCAACAATATCCGTGGCTGGCAGACAGATGCCAAAACAGTTTACAAACCTGCGGGAGTCGAAGTTCGATTTTATGCAACCCATGTCAGTTACCGGAACAGTGCTAATTATAGCAACGGCAGCGTCGATTCCCTGGCATGGCGTGGTAAAGACGAGATTGCGTTTTCAGCAGGTTTAAAATTCACCTATGACGGAGCAAGCCGCCTGGCCGGCTCAACCGGGATATTTGGCAATACGAATATAGAAAGCGGTATCACCTATGATAAAAATGGAAACATTACCACGCTGGCCCGCAGTGGTGTTGCGGTTGATAATCTGACTTATACTTACCTCGGCAATCGGCTCTCGGCCGTCGGCGATGCATCCGGAAATAATACGGGTGTGAAGAGTGGTAACAGCAATTATTTGTATGATGCCGATGGTAATATGCTTACGGATGGTAACAGGGGAGCAACTTTAACTTATAACTACCTTAACTTACCTAAAACCGTTACGGTTGGTGCCAATCCTGCATTTACTTACGACTATGATGCATCAGGGGCCAAGCATAAATATGTGAACACAACCGATGCATTTACAGCCAAGTACGCCGGCATTGTTGAATATGACGGCACGAATGTGTTTAAAAGAGGGGCTACCTCAGAAGGACAAGTGATACTGACCCCGGATTCACTAACCTTCAACTATTATATTAAAGACTACTTGGGCAATGTAAGGATTGTTTTTAATGAGAAAGGGGAGATTTTACAGAATACAGAGTATTATCCCTTTGGGTTAGCTATTCCGAAGGACACTCCGACACAGACTCCGGCTGCCAGAAATTTGGTAAACCGTTACCTTTATAATGAAAAGGAGTTACAAGTCGGCAGTGGGTATCTCGATTATGGGGCGCGGATGTATATGCCGGAGCTTGGGCGGTGGAACGCTGTTGATCCGCTAAGCGAAGTTTCAAGTCGGTGGAGCCCCTATGCATACGGGAATAACAACCCGTTCAGATTTATTGATCCTGACGGAATGCTCTCAGTACACGTGAATGAAGAAGGAACCGTTCTTGGAAACTACAACGATGGAGACCAAGGTGTTTACCTTCATGAAGGAGCAAAATCATCAAGAGATTATAAAAAAGACTATGATAAAAAGACCAATACTTCTGCTAACGGTGAAAAATTGGGTGAACTAGGAAGCGGAATCAATGTAGACAAAATCTACTCGAACATCTTAGAAGAAAATTCTTCTGAGGCAGAAGGAATGGGTTTGGTAGAATATTATAACAAGGTAAAAAATGGTGCAGAATGGGATTACAAAAATCGGGCGAACACAATTTTTGGTTTGGTAAATCGCTTAGGAGATAACACTAAATTTGTGTTTGAGGGGAACAAAATGGAGGCACAAGATATAGGTAATCATCATTATGGAGTCCTAGGCAGGGCGGCAGGATTTAACGAAAGGCTTTTATTAGAGCAGGCAGGCGTAGCGCAGATCAGAGGGGGGACCTCAATGGCTGAATGGCAAAACTATAAATGGATCACTGTGCCAGGTTCGGCGGTCAGCATGCCATCCTTAGTGCCGCTACCTCCCTACGGCGATGATCCAAGAGATCAGCGATTTATTAAAAATGGATTTAATTATTTTAACCGGCATAATCGTGAAAGGTAA
- a CDS encoding sugar phosphate isomerase/epimerase family protein encodes MKIKNLLLAALVFSAGNNLLLAQKGKQLFPEMPGMVSYTYRSSLSKNTAVTLDTLKGLGIKDMEFSSLFGKTAAELRKLLDERGMKCSSFGVSYEQALNKTKEVGENAKTLGAKFVRVAWVPHKGAFTVQKADSTIADFNAIGKKLKDEFGLTFCYHNHGYEFEKHEDGTLMDYIIKKTDPNYVSFELDILWAFFPGGDPAGLLTKYPTRFKLMHMKDLRKGVEGNLSGGTPVTNDVALGTGQLDIPAILKAAKKSGIEHYYIEDESPSYATQVPQTMAYLKSLKK; translated from the coding sequence ATGAAAATCAAAAATCTGCTGCTAGCAGCGCTCGTTTTCTCCGCCGGCAACAACTTGCTTCTTGCCCAGAAAGGAAAACAACTTTTTCCTGAGATGCCTGGAATGGTGTCATATACGTATCGTTCGAGTTTGTCCAAAAATACTGCCGTTACATTGGACACATTGAAAGGTTTGGGGATCAAAGACATGGAATTTTCGAGTTTGTTTGGAAAAACTGCCGCCGAACTCAGGAAGCTGCTTGACGAGCGCGGGATGAAATGTTCCTCGTTTGGTGTGAGCTATGAGCAGGCATTGAACAAAACGAAGGAGGTAGGAGAGAACGCCAAAACATTGGGCGCGAAGTTTGTCCGGGTAGCCTGGGTGCCTCATAAAGGCGCATTCACAGTCCAAAAGGCTGATAGTACCATTGCAGATTTCAATGCGATTGGCAAGAAATTGAAGGATGAGTTTGGTCTGACATTCTGCTATCACAACCACGGCTACGAGTTCGAAAAGCATGAGGACGGTACATTGATGGACTACATTATCAAGAAAACAGACCCTAATTATGTGAGCTTCGAGCTGGACATTCTCTGGGCGTTTTTCCCAGGCGGCGATCCTGCTGGCTTGCTCACGAAGTACCCGACGCGTTTCAAACTGATGCACATGAAAGACCTGCGCAAAGGTGTGGAAGGAAATCTGTCGGGCGGTACACCGGTGACGAATGACGTTGCATTGGGTACCGGCCAGTTGGACATTCCCGCGATACTGAAAGCTGCTAAAAAATCAGGCATTGAGCATTACTATATCGAAGACGAGAGCCCAAGCTACGCCACACAGGTTCCACAAACGATGGCTTATTTGAAAAGTCTGAAAAAATAG
- a CDS encoding T9SS type A sorting domain-containing protein → MTLKKHHTRKSLIVAVGLIFSFYNTLYAQQKFESNQYINRSLVTASPVASGFGVFGDVPVSHFTGTPDINIPLYQVAYKELYIDLSLRYHQAIGTKPDAFPGITGNGWMLNTGGVIIRVSRGTIPYNFPNNVPVPVNFNPTKDPNWSSAATMQTHLKNQTVFVNAEGRYDEYQYNFGGRTGKFYIDHTDVFRIKSEQGEDILVQKDPALSYKEFTMPAEPQLPLSCLATGVAYTDIIKQRNFVYKFTLTDSQGVKYTFGGTDQSIEFTRPGMVYNGFDLKDENTLPTSWYLTSIESPNGYKIDLNYKRDKFYITSEAYVSDKIILPGKFADNDNSPKGRIIKSTLYHPCYLDEIITPISKVKFDWSIANQQLGYTFNVVNPPLPNCGAVPGDLHSQFHFTKYPEIRDAPITGRFPNKLDNFVVSNSVGVRKMKVEFTYTNLATTRLKLLSVRLKGESDTPQNIPTYSFEYNPLALPEYLSYKNDDYGFYNNKNPYITSSDPIYYYNMFTNAATRQLYLDSRKPDIDFTKAEVLQKVTYPTGGYTEYEFENHEYGRTAKYWPASVQENANGAVYTGGLRIKRISHYDYLNHKATEKKYFYKLNYAAAGATSSGVLNYEPMHFAYFNGAVQAPAKYAGTPGAPNFEGNMTYTQYSTDPLNASGYRSNHINYSEVAEVDLDGSYSVYKYKNYDNGYHDKPAENMVSDNVNVGEFWKEDEMNSMELERGQILSEQSYNSANSLKQDAVYAYNDDINRFNSHVRRIKMVPNPIFTMNYPSLRYTASLVYTYYPFLKTKTTTHYETGGNVVNAATATYHATNRLIASETSVDSKGQTVVISYKYPHDYAADPVSIAMSSKHMIAPVFETKTTVAGTQESLVQTPYYSPSANIYVPQEVKVQNGPGALETRLQFTKYDSRGTLLEQQKPGDVKENFLWSRSHYLMAKVVGSDHNTISAAIDQSALGNGEINELMIPSFLDAMRNDIALTHKMAQITTYTYTGTWLFGPNAVTDPNRKSLHYLYDSFGRLKSVNNGNGMAWSTLRASYCYNYAGQPVDCSTMASIGSIAAPPLTLLGEGALPVTLISFEAVKQENIVKLNWSTSFETNSDRFEIERSIDGKQWLKLGIVSSQGESNAEHEYSFTDNGPIKGGPSKGENLYRLKMVDVDSTFTYSRIRSGVFGQEGDVALYPNPVTIGDELTLLTDDMSRIASVKIYDSLGKLTHQAPASKQINTRKLQAGLYMVLITYMDGSISSHRVVKQ, encoded by the coding sequence ATGACATTAAAAAAACATCACACACGAAAATCCTTAATAGTAGCAGTGGGACTGATTTTCTCGTTCTACAACACCTTGTATGCACAGCAAAAATTTGAATCCAATCAGTATATCAACCGAAGTCTGGTCACAGCTTCGCCTGTTGCATCCGGATTTGGTGTTTTTGGCGATGTTCCTGTCAGCCATTTTACGGGTACTCCCGACATTAATATTCCACTCTATCAAGTAGCATACAAAGAGCTTTATATTGATCTAAGCCTGCGCTACCATCAGGCCATTGGCACGAAACCGGATGCATTTCCCGGAATTACAGGCAATGGCTGGATGTTGAATACGGGCGGTGTCATCATTCGGGTGTCGAGAGGAACGATTCCTTATAATTTTCCGAATAATGTTCCGGTCCCGGTTAATTTCAATCCTACGAAAGATCCAAACTGGTCGTCGGCGGCAACTATGCAAACCCATCTGAAGAATCAAACTGTTTTCGTAAATGCCGAAGGCCGCTATGATGAGTACCAATATAATTTTGGCGGGCGAACTGGTAAATTTTATATAGACCATACCGATGTGTTTCGCATAAAGAGCGAGCAAGGGGAAGATATTTTGGTGCAAAAGGATCCTGCTCTTAGTTATAAGGAATTCACAATGCCGGCGGAGCCGCAGCTCCCGCTTTCATGCCTGGCAACAGGAGTAGCCTATACGGACATCATCAAGCAACGCAATTTTGTGTATAAATTCACGCTCACCGACAGTCAGGGAGTCAAATACACATTTGGAGGAACCGATCAGTCCATTGAATTTACGCGTCCAGGCATGGTTTATAACGGGTTCGATTTGAAGGACGAAAACACCCTCCCTACCAGTTGGTATTTAACCTCCATCGAATCTCCGAACGGATACAAGATTGACTTAAATTACAAAAGGGATAAATTTTACATTACCAGCGAAGCTTATGTCAGCGATAAGATTATCTTGCCCGGGAAGTTTGCCGATAATGACAATTCACCAAAAGGAAGGATCATCAAAAGCACGCTTTATCATCCCTGTTATCTGGACGAAATTATAACGCCCATTAGCAAAGTCAAATTTGACTGGAGTATTGCCAATCAGCAATTGGGATATACTTTCAATGTGGTTAATCCGCCTCTTCCCAATTGTGGCGCTGTGCCCGGAGATTTGCATAGTCAGTTCCATTTCACCAAATACCCGGAGATCAGGGATGCACCGATAACCGGTCGGTTTCCAAACAAGCTGGACAATTTTGTGGTTTCCAACTCGGTTGGGGTTCGCAAGATGAAAGTGGAATTTACTTATACGAATTTGGCCACTACCCGCTTAAAACTGCTTTCTGTTAGATTAAAAGGCGAGTCAGATACGCCACAGAATATTCCTACCTACAGCTTTGAATACAATCCACTGGCCTTACCGGAATATCTGTCCTACAAGAACGACGATTATGGCTTTTACAACAACAAAAACCCATACATCACTTCTTCTGATCCGATATACTATTACAACATGTTCACCAATGCGGCTACGCGACAGCTTTATCTGGATTCCCGTAAACCCGATATCGACTTCACGAAAGCAGAAGTACTTCAAAAAGTGACCTACCCGACAGGCGGGTATACGGAATATGAATTTGAAAACCATGAATACGGCCGTACTGCAAAATACTGGCCGGCATCGGTTCAGGAGAATGCAAACGGAGCCGTATATACAGGAGGGTTAAGGATCAAGCGGATCAGTCACTATGATTATCTCAATCACAAAGCCACGGAGAAAAAATACTTTTACAAGCTCAATTATGCAGCGGCTGGTGCGACTTCGAGCGGTGTTTTAAATTACGAACCCATGCATTTCGCTTACTTCAATGGCGCAGTACAAGCGCCTGCGAAATACGCAGGGACACCCGGGGCACCCAATTTCGAGGGCAACATGACCTACACCCAATATAGTACTGATCCTCTGAATGCCAGCGGCTATAGAAGCAACCATATCAACTACTCGGAAGTGGCGGAGGTAGACCTGGATGGCAGTTATAGTGTTTACAAGTATAAGAACTATGACAATGGATACCACGACAAACCAGCCGAAAACATGGTCTCTGATAATGTCAATGTGGGCGAATTCTGGAAAGAAGATGAGATGAACAGTATGGAACTGGAACGCGGACAGATATTATCGGAGCAATCCTATAATAGTGCTAATTCCCTGAAACAAGATGCGGTCTACGCTTATAACGATGATATCAACAGGTTCAATTCCCATGTGCGCCGGATCAAAATGGTGCCCAACCCGATTTTTACGATGAATTATCCGTCGCTCCGCTATACTGCTTCCTTAGTTTACACGTATTATCCGTTCCTAAAGACCAAAACCACAACCCATTATGAAACGGGCGGTAATGTAGTCAATGCGGCCACGGCCACCTATCACGCGACAAACAGGTTGATAGCTTCCGAGACTTCAGTAGACAGCAAGGGGCAGACTGTGGTAATTTCCTATAAATACCCACATGATTATGCGGCAGATCCGGTAAGTATTGCCATGTCCAGCAAGCATATGATAGCGCCCGTTTTTGAAACTAAAACTACGGTCGCAGGCACCCAGGAAAGCCTGGTGCAGACACCCTACTATTCACCATCAGCAAATATTTATGTTCCACAAGAAGTGAAAGTTCAAAACGGTCCTGGCGCTTTGGAGACCAGGTTACAATTTACCAAATACGATTCACGAGGGACGTTGCTCGAACAGCAAAAGCCTGGTGACGTGAAAGAAAACTTTTTATGGTCGAGATCCCACTATTTAATGGCAAAGGTTGTTGGGAGTGACCATAACACAATTAGTGCCGCAATTGACCAGAGCGCATTGGGTAATGGGGAAATTAATGAGTTAATGATCCCGAGTTTCTTAGATGCAATGCGGAACGATATCGCATTGACTCACAAGATGGCTCAGATTACGACTTATACTTACACCGGCACTTGGTTATTTGGTCCTAATGCAGTGACCGATCCCAACAGAAAGTCACTCCATTACTTATATGATTCCTTTGGCCGGTTAAAAAGTGTAAATAATGGAAATGGTATGGCTTGGAGTACTCTAAGGGCTTCATACTGTTATAATTATGCAGGCCAACCGGTGGATTGTTCAACGATGGCCTCAATCGGGAGCATTGCCGCACCTCCCCTGACACTTTTGGGCGAAGGGGCGCTTCCTGTTACTTTGATCAGTTTTGAGGCCGTTAAGCAGGAAAATATCGTAAAACTGAACTGGTCGACAAGTTTTGAAACCAATAGTGACCGGTTCGAAATTGAGCGGAGTATCGATGGTAAACAATGGCTTAAACTTGGAATCGTTTCATCTCAAGGTGAAAGCAATGCGGAACACGAGTATTCCTTTACGGATAATGGCCCAATTAAGGGCGGCCCTTCCAAAGGCGAAAACCTGTACAGGTTGAAAATGGTAGATGTTGATTCCACCTTTACGTATAGCCGTATCCGAAGCGGAGTTTTCGGTCAGGAAGGCGACGTTGCACTGTACCCGAATCCCGTAACCATTGGGGATGAGCTTACTTTGCTTACCGATGATATGAGCAGGATCGCCAGTGTCAAAATCTATGACAGTTTGGGGAAATTGACACACCAGGCTCCGGCTTCCAAACAGATCAATACCCGAAAGCTGCAAGCCGGGCTATATATGGTCCTGATTACGTACATGGATGGAAGTATCAGCTCCCACAGGGTAGTAAAGCAATAA